A genome region from Leifsonia sp. Root112D2 includes the following:
- a CDS encoding HNH endonuclease signature motif containing protein, with the protein MNAPSALTEITGMVGGSHGGADVRGMADDELLVHAAEVEHQGRLIDAQRVAIAAEIAERSRSQLGVESLATRKGCRNPVELLERVTRVSAATAGRRMRLGAAVRCHPTLCGFDLPARYPEVASALAAGELGVDAASAIVDGLNPALGHSSLDVFAAAEASLVAGAVGGTAGADDADDGAAEDNVAEDSAAEASDATGGALALSADEVRVQAHVWRAWLDPDGVRPDEDRAMHARGLRLGAARGGIIPISGSLLPEVAGKLRRLFDAYLSPKTAPVAFLDAELAAESSESSTDDRTTDQKRHDILGAVLDTAARVAETPTIGGAAPTVLVTVREQDLAQRSGAGFIDGLAEPVSIESVEQFACTGGIQKVTVDEHGAITALGSKERCFTPKQRRAIMARDGGCLIPGCSIPAGWTEIHHVIPDRHGGPTHTDNGVCLCWFHHRTIETSGWLIRMIEGAPQVKAPPWVSLAANWRPASKARTRIPAAA; encoded by the coding sequence ATGAACGCCCCTTCTGCGCTGACGGAGATCACCGGCATGGTCGGTGGCTCGCATGGTGGTGCAGACGTGCGCGGCATGGCCGATGATGAACTGTTGGTGCACGCCGCCGAGGTCGAACACCAGGGCCGCCTGATCGATGCCCAACGAGTGGCCATCGCAGCAGAGATCGCCGAACGTTCACGCAGTCAGCTGGGCGTCGAGAGTCTGGCCACCCGCAAAGGGTGCCGCAATCCGGTAGAACTGTTGGAGCGAGTCACCCGGGTCTCGGCGGCAACGGCCGGGCGACGCATGCGACTCGGCGCCGCGGTGCGCTGCCACCCAACCTTGTGCGGCTTCGATCTGCCGGCGAGGTACCCCGAGGTCGCTTCTGCACTGGCCGCGGGCGAGCTGGGAGTAGATGCCGCGTCGGCCATCGTCGACGGGCTCAACCCGGCGCTGGGGCACTCGAGTCTCGACGTCTTTGCTGCGGCCGAGGCGTCGCTGGTTGCCGGCGCCGTGGGTGGAACGGCGGGAGCTGACGACGCGGATGACGGCGCCGCAGAAGACAATGTCGCCGAAGACAGCGCGGCAGAAGCCAGTGACGCGACCGGCGGTGCGCTGGCACTGTCGGCGGACGAGGTGCGCGTTCAGGCGCACGTGTGGCGCGCCTGGCTCGACCCCGACGGCGTGCGACCAGACGAAGACCGGGCCATGCACGCGCGAGGCTTGAGGCTGGGTGCGGCACGAGGCGGCATCATCCCCATCAGTGGAAGCCTGCTGCCCGAAGTCGCCGGCAAGCTGCGGCGCCTCTTCGACGCCTATCTCTCTCCGAAGACCGCGCCGGTCGCATTCCTCGACGCTGAGCTCGCCGCTGAGAGTTCAGAGAGTTCCACGGATGACCGCACCACAGATCAGAAGCGTCACGACATTCTCGGCGCCGTGCTCGACACCGCCGCGCGCGTGGCCGAGACTCCGACCATTGGCGGTGCGGCGCCGACCGTGCTCGTCACGGTGCGGGAGCAGGACCTCGCCCAGCGCAGCGGCGCCGGATTCATCGACGGGCTCGCCGAACCCGTCTCCATCGAAAGCGTGGAGCAGTTCGCCTGCACCGGCGGTATTCAGAAGGTAACTGTCGATGAGCACGGGGCCATTACCGCTCTGGGTTCAAAGGAGCGGTGCTTCACGCCGAAGCAGCGCCGAGCAATCATGGCCAGGGACGGCGGATGTCTGATACCCGGGTGCAGCATTCCGGCCGGGTGGACGGAGATTCACCATGTGATTCCCGACCGCCACGGAGGGCCTACCCATACGGATAATGGGGTTTGTCTGTGCTGGTTCCATCATCGAACGATTGAGACGTCGGGGTGGCTGATTCGAATGATCGAGGGAGCGCCACAAGTCAAGGCACCACCCTGGGTCAGTCTGGCCGCGAACTGGAGACCGGCGAGTAAGGCGCGCACTCGCATCCCGGCGGCAGCATGA
- a CDS encoding thymidine kinase, which produces MAKLYFRYGAMNSGKSTAMLQAAYNYEERGHRVLLTKPAVDTKGDMGILSRLGVTRAVDFLLTPDSDAYGAFQKHRERTIKRHSRDVSALLVDEAQFLTEAQVDDLLRIAILENIPVLAYGIRTDFQTVAFPGSRRLLETAHSLEELKTICRCGRKAVFNARKIDGEFVFDGDQVAIDASSEEDEAGLGGYREVSYESLCGACYLQESHGVLNNGRRRWPVDSTPAYTDGPDPDFT; this is translated from the coding sequence GTGGCAAAACTCTATTTTCGCTATGGCGCGATGAACAGTGGCAAGAGCACGGCGATGCTGCAGGCGGCGTACAACTATGAGGAACGCGGTCACCGTGTCTTGCTCACCAAGCCGGCCGTCGACACCAAGGGCGACATGGGCATCCTCTCGCGGCTCGGCGTCACCCGCGCGGTCGACTTTCTGCTCACCCCCGATTCGGATGCCTACGGCGCGTTCCAGAAGCACCGCGAGCGCACCATCAAGCGGCATTCACGCGACGTAAGCGCGTTGCTCGTCGACGAGGCGCAGTTTCTCACCGAGGCGCAGGTCGACGACCTGCTGCGCATTGCGATTCTGGAGAACATCCCGGTGCTGGCTTACGGCATCCGCACCGATTTTCAGACGGTGGCCTTTCCCGGCAGCCGCCGACTGCTCGAGACGGCGCACAGCCTCGAGGAGCTGAAGACCATCTGCCGCTGCGGTCGCAAGGCCGTGTTCAACGCGCGCAAGATCGACGGCGAGTTCGTGTTCGACGGCGACCAGGTGGCCATCGACGCCTCGAGTGAAGAAGACGAGGCCGGCCTGGGCGGATACCGCGAGGTGAGCTACGAGTCGCTGTGCGGCGCCTGCTACTTACAGGAGAGCCACGGCGTGCTCAACAACGGCCGCCGCCGCTGGCCGGTCGACTCGACCCCCGCCTACACCGACGGCCCCGACCCCGACTTCACCTAA
- a CDS encoding response regulator transcription factor, translating to MTVPDSSSYEGERVRLALLDDHELLLDSLGSWIAGNAPEFDLVLRASSWLQLVHSPAFPTDLVIMDLQLAEHVSIEARVRTCRAAGAKVIVLSAMDTRLDRQRAIDAGASAYLTKSQPMHEVFAVVRSVSGIDGGAEPSTDWRPLPTGATAVTRPSLSEGERDALKLYADGWTTAEVAAMMNVKYETAKTYLRRVREKYGKAGRPTSSRSDLTRRAAEDGYLV from the coding sequence ATGACCGTTCCTGATTCGTCGTCGTACGAGGGGGAGCGTGTGAGGCTGGCCCTGCTCGACGATCACGAGCTTCTGCTTGACAGCCTCGGCAGTTGGATTGCCGGGAATGCCCCCGAATTCGACCTGGTGCTGCGCGCCAGTTCATGGCTGCAACTCGTGCACAGCCCGGCGTTTCCCACCGATCTGGTGATCATGGATCTGCAGCTGGCCGAGCACGTCTCGATCGAGGCACGCGTGCGCACGTGCCGGGCGGCCGGCGCGAAGGTGATTGTGCTGAGCGCGATGGACACCCGCCTTGACCGGCAGCGCGCAATCGACGCGGGCGCATCCGCCTATCTCACGAAGTCGCAACCCATGCACGAGGTGTTCGCCGTGGTGCGCTCGGTGAGTGGAATCGACGGGGGAGCGGAGCCATCGACGGATTGGCGGCCCCTGCCCACGGGTGCCACCGCGGTGACTCGCCCGTCGCTGAGCGAGGGGGAGCGCGACGCGCTCAAACTCTATGCCGATGGTTGGACCACCGCCGAGGTTGCCGCCATGATGAACGTGAAGTACGAGACGGCGAAGACGTATCTGCGCCGCGTGCGCGAGAAGTACGGCAAGGCGGGCCGCCCCACCAGCAGTCGATCCGACCTCACCCGCCGCGCCGCCGAAGACGGCTACCTCGTCTAG
- a CDS encoding sensor histidine kinase — protein sequence MSFGLPNHLVRTVHSRALANASQWGGIACLAAALATVLLTAANGMASQGGAGVWPTVIALVPMIGMLAVLRRVRTVIMTIAYLVVGTFGTFLYALTLLTQTPSYRETSLFVFALPVIAMLAIGGAGSGALVGVLWSTLGYALAEVAVLIAAHLADRAFLPDVTSLLAYLVLVSVMILDAYVSVGRHTPQTLIHRAVRDVHASSVRHELAVEFAAELHDAVLSELVTVAASVPGELSPRLRTLIERDLVELGRDAATLSERHGTVDDPDASAWHESGLVKAIEQSRDDGLVIAVSGDRELVATLSPAQDRALGLAVRQCLVNVLRHAGTAEADVAISASDDELSVMVIDAGRGFVPAETAADRMGLRTSVHERIEHVGGTVTIWSSREVGTTVMLTLPIPVPVAAPTQSDGPAA from the coding sequence ATGTCGTTCGGCCTGCCCAACCATCTGGTGCGCACCGTTCACAGTCGCGCCCTCGCCAACGCGTCCCAATGGGGCGGGATCGCCTGTCTGGCCGCGGCGCTCGCCACCGTGCTGCTGACTGCAGCCAACGGCATGGCCTCCCAGGGCGGCGCCGGAGTGTGGCCCACCGTCATCGCGCTCGTACCCATGATCGGCATGCTTGCCGTGCTGCGCCGCGTGCGCACCGTCATCATGACCATCGCCTACCTCGTCGTCGGCACCTTCGGCACCTTTCTCTACGCGCTCACCCTGCTCACGCAGACGCCCAGCTATCGCGAGACCAGCCTGTTCGTCTTCGCCCTGCCGGTGATCGCCATGCTCGCGATAGGCGGTGCGGGCTCCGGCGCGCTTGTCGGGGTGTTGTGGAGCACGCTCGGCTATGCGCTCGCCGAGGTGGCGGTATTGATCGCCGCACACCTTGCCGACCGCGCGTTTCTTCCCGACGTCACCTCGCTGCTCGCCTACCTCGTGCTCGTGAGCGTCATGATTCTCGACGCCTATGTGAGCGTCGGCCGACATACCCCCCAAACGCTGATCCACCGGGCGGTGCGCGATGTGCACGCATCCAGTGTGCGTCACGAGCTCGCGGTCGAGTTCGCCGCCGAGCTGCACGACGCCGTGCTGAGCGAGTTGGTGACGGTGGCGGCATCCGTGCCCGGTGAGTTGTCACCGCGACTGCGAACCCTCATCGAGCGAGACCTTGTCGAGCTCGGGCGCGATGCCGCCACGCTCAGCGAGCGGCACGGCACCGTCGACGATCCGGATGCCAGCGCCTGGCACGAAAGCGGGCTCGTCAAGGCCATCGAGCAGAGCCGCGACGACGGCCTGGTGATAGCGGTCTCGGGCGATCGTGAACTGGTCGCAACGCTCTCACCCGCGCAAGACAGGGCCCTCGGCCTCGCCGTGCGCCAGTGTCTGGTGAACGTGCTGCGGCACGCGGGAACGGCCGAGGCCGATGTGGCGATCTCGGCCTCCGATGATGAACTGTCGGTGATGGTGATAGACGCAGGTCGCGGTTTCGTGCCGGCCGAGACCGCCGCCGACCGCATGGGCCTGCGAACCTCGGTGCACGAGCGCATCGAGCATGTGGGAGGCACGGTCACGATCTGGTCGAGCAGGGAGGTCGGCACCACCGTGATGCTCACGCTCCCGATCCCTGTGCCCGTCGCCGCACCGACGCAATCCGACGGGCCCGCCGCATGA
- a CDS encoding intein-containing Rv2578c family radical SAM protein, giving the protein MRWSGQELGEEQQNALPGLARLNNLVRSVRTPEFAGITFHEVLAKSALNKVPGTGKNANKSKASALPFGWTINPYRGCSHACAYCADPETLVLMGDGRQKPLWMVEVGEEIYGTEVRGNYRRYVKTTVLASWNTRKRAYRTTLADGTELITSGDHRLLTERGWKHVQGTMSGAHQRPYLTPNNKLMGFGLNGLTNIQHAQFNADYRRGYLTGMIRGDGMLFRKDYRRANGGVNHLSSFRLALADVEALNRSRVYLEAEGIRTTTRPFAVASATRRPMQAIHTAKRAHYDRISELIRWPAQRSDDWNAGYLAGIFDAEGSCSRGVLRISNKAADVLEQIQSAMTALGIDHVLEPAHPNGVRNVRVSGGLPMRTRFFTLVGPAITRKLDIEGAAVKSEAKLQIVSIEDLGETIDMMDITTGTGDFIANGVISHNCFARPTHTYLDLDAGKDFDNEIIVKVNVAEVLQRELAKPSWGRHPVALGTNTDPYQRAEGRYALMPGIIDALADSGTPFSILTKGSLLRRDLDRIADAATRVPVDLAMSIAIYDDELQHSIEPGTPSTSARLATVTAVREHGLNCSVFLMPIIPYLTDSKAHLDEALRRIEEAGATSVLYTAMHLRPGVKEWFMLWLEREHPELVARYSEMYGAGAYPPKEYRAWLSARIRPLIARHGLTRGQEDPVTGGVRTVRAGRPRFTAPVPDSAGTLEIAPTLF; this is encoded by the coding sequence GTGAGATGGAGCGGGCAAGAGCTGGGGGAGGAGCAGCAGAACGCGCTGCCCGGGCTCGCGCGCCTCAACAACCTGGTGCGCAGCGTGCGCACCCCCGAATTCGCCGGGATCACCTTTCACGAGGTACTCGCCAAGTCGGCACTGAACAAGGTTCCGGGCACGGGCAAGAACGCAAACAAGAGCAAGGCCAGCGCCCTCCCCTTCGGCTGGACCATCAACCCCTACCGTGGCTGCTCCCATGCCTGTGCCTACTGCGCAGACCCCGAGACGCTGGTTCTCATGGGTGACGGTCGACAGAAGCCCCTGTGGATGGTCGAGGTCGGCGAGGAGATTTACGGCACAGAAGTGCGCGGCAACTATCGCCGCTATGTGAAGACCACGGTTCTCGCCTCGTGGAACACCCGCAAGCGCGCGTATCGAACAACGCTTGCCGACGGCACGGAACTCATCACCAGCGGCGATCACCGTCTTCTCACCGAGCGTGGCTGGAAGCACGTGCAGGGCACGATGTCCGGAGCGCATCAGCGACCGTACCTGACACCGAACAACAAACTCATGGGCTTCGGCCTCAACGGGCTCACGAACATCCAGCACGCTCAATTCAACGCCGACTACCGTCGCGGCTACCTGACGGGCATGATCCGTGGTGATGGCATGCTCTTTCGCAAGGACTATCGACGCGCCAACGGCGGAGTCAACCATCTGAGTAGCTTCCGGCTGGCGTTGGCCGACGTCGAGGCGCTCAACCGTTCCCGTGTGTATCTCGAGGCGGAAGGGATCAGAACGACAACCCGTCCGTTTGCGGTGGCGTCTGCCACACGCAGACCGATGCAAGCGATTCATACGGCGAAGCGCGCTCACTACGACCGCATCAGCGAACTGATCCGATGGCCTGCGCAGCGATCGGATGATTGGAACGCCGGATATCTTGCTGGCATATTCGATGCCGAAGGCAGCTGTTCCCGAGGAGTTCTCCGCATTTCGAACAAGGCTGCGGATGTGCTCGAGCAGATTCAATCCGCCATGACGGCCTTGGGAATCGACCACGTTCTTGAGCCAGCGCATCCGAATGGCGTGCGCAATGTGCGTGTTTCTGGCGGTCTCCCTATGCGCACCCGCTTTTTCACGCTCGTTGGCCCGGCCATCACCCGCAAGCTCGATATCGAGGGCGCCGCCGTCAAGTCGGAGGCGAAGCTGCAGATCGTCTCGATTGAAGATCTCGGCGAGACCATCGACATGATGGACATCACCACGGGCACCGGTGACTTCATCGCCAACGGCGTCATCAGCCACAATTGCTTCGCCCGCCCCACCCACACCTACCTCGATCTCGACGCCGGCAAAGATTTCGACAACGAGATCATCGTCAAGGTGAACGTCGCCGAGGTGCTGCAACGCGAGCTGGCGAAGCCGAGCTGGGGCAGGCATCCGGTGGCGCTGGGCACCAACACCGACCCGTACCAGCGCGCCGAGGGCCGCTACGCGCTCATGCCCGGCATCATCGATGCGCTCGCCGACTCGGGCACACCGTTCAGCATTCTCACCAAGGGTTCGCTGCTGCGCCGCGACCTCGATCGAATAGCGGATGCCGCCACGCGCGTTCCCGTCGACCTCGCCATGTCCATCGCCATTTACGACGACGAGCTGCAGCACTCGATCGAGCCGGGCACGCCGTCCACCTCGGCGCGACTGGCCACCGTGACAGCGGTGCGCGAGCACGGGCTCAACTGCTCCGTCTTTCTGATGCCGATCATCCCGTATCTCACCGACTCGAAGGCGCACCTCGATGAGGCGCTGCGTCGCATCGAGGAGGCGGGCGCGACATCCGTGCTGTACACGGCGATGCACCTGCGGCCCGGCGTGAAGGAGTGGTTCATGCTCTGGCTCGAGCGCGAGCACCCGGAGCTGGTCGCGCGATACAGCGAGATGTACGGGGCCGGCGCCTACCCGCCGAAGGAGTACCGCGCGTGGCTGTCGGCGCGCATCCGGCCTCTGATAGCCCGGCACGGGCTGACCCGTGGACAGGAGGACCCGGTCACGGGCGGTGTGCGCACCGTGCGTGCCGGTCGACCCCGCTTCACGGCGCCCGTACCCGACTCCGCGGGCACCCTCGAGATCGCCCCGACCCTGTTCTAG
- a CDS encoding ABC-F family ATP-binding cassette domain-containing protein, with the protein MTAQTYPSTAAVATAAPAAASALVSATPAASAPLASAPLVPAAASDHLRVTGVSRLYGERRVLTDVSVTVAPGQRLGLIGENGVGKSTLLRLLAGIEEADGGSLARPPRTGMLWQEVQFEPSATLDEMLEAALSEVRAIERELTDAATALAADPHQNDGESAQMDAPGRQKCAQTRLSPSFSTKRAGSPAGSPAGSPTESPADRYDAALAAAERADVWGAEARRDEILDGLGLAGIPRQRRLDEVSGGQRSRFALAALLLQRPDALLLDEPTNHLDDAAAAFLERQLIAWRGPVIFASHDRAFLDAVATGLFDLDPSARRLAASSAGSNTGNRGTRGADASGDGIRFGGSYTEYLAAKADERARWERRFADEQHELKELKFAADVTSRSISHARAMTDRNKMSYGNLGGRVDKQVSRRVKNAQGRLAELEQNQVRKPPAVLSFAGIPGGFTALADRAPAVENDGEMRRKGAPRGASGSNQPESPSFSSTPRTDGRAGSQAGGLLIQATDARIPGRLDVARFAIEPTSRILITGHNGAGKSTLLAALAGTLALAAGTVNRRKGLRVGLLEQDVRFENPDATPRRIYERALGERRAETTTLSSLGLIAPRDVDRPVGTLSIGQQRRLALALIIAKPPHVFLLDEPTNHLSLSLATELEDALGGYPGAVVVASHDRWLRRRWKGERAEMRAGRIVGAPRLHS; encoded by the coding sequence ATGACTGCGCAGACATATCCCTCGACGGCCGCGGTAGCGACAGCGGCGCCAGCAGCAGCCTCAGCTTTGGTGAGCGCTACGCCCGCTGCATCCGCGCCGCTTGCATCCGCACCGCTGGTGCCGGCCGCGGCATCCGATCACCTGCGCGTCACGGGCGTCTCGCGCCTGTACGGCGAGCGGCGCGTGCTCACGGATGTGAGCGTCACCGTCGCGCCCGGCCAGCGGCTCGGGTTGATCGGCGAGAACGGCGTCGGCAAGTCCACGCTGCTGCGGCTGCTGGCCGGCATCGAAGAGGCGGATGGCGGCTCGCTCGCTCGACCGCCGCGCACTGGCATGCTCTGGCAGGAGGTGCAGTTCGAGCCGTCGGCGACCCTTGACGAGATGCTCGAAGCGGCCCTCTCCGAGGTGCGCGCCATCGAGCGCGAGCTCACGGATGCCGCGACTGCCCTCGCCGCCGACCCCCACCAAAACGACGGAGAAAGCGCCCAAATGGATGCCCCGGGCCGGCAAAAATGCGCCCAAACGCGTCTTTCTCCGTCGTTTTCGACGAAGCGCGCCGGCAGTCCCGCCGGGAGTCCCGCCGGCAGTCCCACTGAGAGTCCCGCCGATCGGTACGACGCGGCTCTGGCGGCCGCCGAGCGCGCGGATGTCTGGGGTGCCGAGGCGCGACGCGACGAGATTCTCGACGGGCTGGGCCTCGCCGGCATTCCGCGGCAGCGTCGTCTCGATGAGGTCTCCGGCGGCCAGCGCAGCCGCTTCGCGCTCGCCGCCCTGCTGCTCCAGCGTCCGGATGCGCTGCTCCTCGACGAGCCCACCAACCATCTCGACGACGCGGCCGCCGCCTTCCTCGAGCGACAGCTGATCGCCTGGCGCGGTCCGGTGATCTTCGCCAGCCACGACCGCGCGTTCCTCGACGCGGTCGCGACCGGACTCTTCGACCTCGACCCCTCGGCCCGCAGGCTCGCAGCGAGCAGCGCAGGCAGCAACACCGGCAATCGCGGCACGCGAGGGGCGGATGCGAGCGGCGACGGCATCCGCTTCGGTGGCAGTTACACCGAATACCTCGCGGCGAAGGCCGACGAGCGCGCCCGCTGGGAGCGCCGCTTCGCCGACGAGCAGCACGAGCTGAAGGAGTTGAAGTTCGCGGCGGATGTCACGTCGCGCTCCATCAGCCACGCCCGCGCCATGACCGACAGGAACAAGATGTCCTACGGCAATCTGGGTGGGCGGGTCGATAAACAGGTCAGCCGTCGGGTCAAGAACGCGCAGGGCCGCCTGGCCGAGCTCGAGCAGAACCAGGTGCGCAAGCCGCCTGCGGTGCTCAGCTTCGCGGGCATCCCCGGCGGGTTCACCGCGCTGGCCGACCGCGCGCCCGCCGTCGAAAACGACGGAGAAATGCGCCGAAAGGGCGCACCAAGGGGGGCATCCGGCTCGAATCAGCCCGAATCTCCGTCGTTTTCGTCGACGCCGCGCACGGATGGGCGAGCCGGGTCGCAGGCGGGCGGCCTGCTCATCCAGGCCACGGATGCGCGCATCCCCGGCCGCCTCGATGTCGCACGGTTCGCGATCGAGCCGACATCACGCATCCTGATCACCGGTCACAATGGCGCCGGCAAATCGACGCTGCTGGCGGCTCTCGCGGGCACACTCGCGCTCGCCGCCGGCACCGTCAACCGGCGCAAGGGCCTGCGCGTCGGCCTGCTCGAACAGGATGTGCGCTTCGAGAATCCGGATGCCACGCCCCGCCGAATCTACGAGCGCGCGCTGGGCGAACGGCGCGCCGAGACGACCACACTCAGCTCACTCGGGCTGATCGCGCCCCGCGATGTCGACCGTCCCGTCGGCACTCTCTCGATAGGCCAGCAGCGCCGGCTTGCGCTCGCGCTGATCATCGCGAAGCCGCCGCACGTGTTTCTGCTCGACGAGCCAACGAACCACCTGTCGCTCTCGCTCGCCACCGAACTCGAGGATGCCCTGGGCGGCTACCCCGGCGCGGTGGTGGTGGCGAGTCACGACCGCTGGCTGCGTCGGCGCTGGAAGGGCGAGCGCGCCGAGATGCGCGCGGGCCGCATCGTCGGCGCGCCACGCCTCCACTCCTGA
- a CDS encoding L,D-transpeptidase — MTTRRLSAALGIGALLVVAFLTGCTTAAAPASTAAQHPVSHSPSLASTPTVAPSPPSAGMSATANAAQLAVYSAPDGTATETLSNPQPSGAPLVLLVAATKGSWLQVHLAQRPNGSTGWIKAAAVTLHTLAYSLKASTENRTLALYKHGALVKTFTVATGTGGTPTPHGSFYITELLAPTNAGYGPYAFGLSAFSDALTSFGGGPGQIGLHGTDDAASIGKAASHGCIRLANPDITELAKLLPLGTPITIG, encoded by the coding sequence ATGACAACGCGTCGTCTCAGCGCTGCCCTCGGCATCGGCGCTCTGCTCGTTGTCGCATTCCTGACCGGATGCACGACCGCCGCCGCTCCTGCGAGCACGGCTGCACAGCATCCGGTGTCTCATTCACCGTCTCTCGCGTCGACACCGACCGTCGCACCGTCCCCGCCGTCGGCGGGAATGTCGGCGACCGCGAACGCGGCGCAGCTTGCCGTCTACTCGGCGCCGGATGGCACGGCTACCGAGACGCTCAGCAATCCGCAGCCCTCGGGCGCGCCGCTCGTTCTGCTCGTCGCGGCCACGAAGGGGTCGTGGCTGCAGGTGCACCTTGCGCAGCGCCCCAATGGCAGTACGGGCTGGATCAAGGCTGCTGCCGTCACCCTGCACACGCTCGCGTACAGCCTGAAGGCGTCGACGGAGAACCGCACCCTCGCGCTCTACAAGCACGGCGCGCTGGTGAAGACGTTCACGGTCGCCACGGGTACCGGCGGCACGCCCACCCCGCACGGATCCTTCTACATCACCGAGCTGCTGGCGCCGACCAACGCCGGTTATGGCCCCTATGCGTTCGGCCTCTCCGCGTTCTCGGATGCTCTGACCAGCTTCGGCGGCGGCCCCGGCCAGATCGGGCTGCACGGCACCGACGATGCGGCGAGCATCGGCAAGGCGGCGAGCCACGGATGCATCCGGCTGGCGAACCCCGACATCACCGAGCTGGCGAAATTGCTCCCGCTCGGCACCCCGATCACCATCGGCTGA
- a CDS encoding malate:quinone oxidoreductase, translated as MSNSPLDVVLIGGGIMSATLGAMIQRLQPDWSIRIYESLGEVAQESSNPWNNAGTGHSALCELNYMPEGPDGSVDAAKAISINEQFQLSRQFWASLVSAGELPDPTNFINATPHMTFVRGRDNVDYLRRRYEALKDEPLFAGIEFSDDPAVIAEWAPLLIKNRNPKQRIAATRTVAGTDVDFGALTRALFDNLTDRGAQLALNHRVKGIRRTPDGLWKIRVRHDVGGTPHTATARFVFVGAGGGALHLLQKSGIPEIKGFGGFPISGQFLRTSDPKIVAQHQAKVYGKAAVGAPPMSVPHLDTRVVDGEASLLFGPYAGFSPKFLKTGSWFDLPGSIRAGNLGAMLAVARDNLDLMKYLVGEVLASRAKKVAALRAFMPTVNGDDWQLITAGQRVQVMKKDASRGGVLQFGTEVITGADGTIAGLLGASPGASTAVPIMLGLLEKCFPAEYPAWEPRLKELIPTLGTTLNGSPAKAKKVMAATAKTLQLPA; from the coding sequence GTGAGTAATTCCCCCCTTGACGTCGTTCTCATCGGTGGCGGCATCATGAGTGCCACGCTCGGTGCCATGATCCAGCGCCTGCAGCCCGATTGGTCCATCCGCATCTACGAGAGCCTCGGCGAGGTGGCGCAGGAGAGCTCGAACCCGTGGAATAACGCGGGCACCGGGCACTCGGCGCTGTGCGAGCTCAACTACATGCCGGAAGGCCCGGACGGCAGCGTCGATGCGGCCAAGGCCATCAGCATCAACGAGCAGTTTCAGCTGAGCCGCCAGTTCTGGGCCAGTCTGGTGAGCGCGGGCGAGCTGCCCGACCCCACGAATTTCATCAACGCCACCCCACACATGACCTTCGTGCGCGGCCGCGACAACGTGGATTACCTGCGCCGCCGCTACGAGGCGCTCAAGGACGAGCCGCTGTTCGCCGGCATCGAGTTCTCGGATGACCCGGCCGTCATCGCCGAGTGGGCTCCCCTTCTCATCAAGAATCGCAACCCGAAACAGCGCATCGCTGCCACCCGCACCGTCGCCGGAACCGATGTGGACTTCGGCGCGCTCACCCGCGCGCTGTTCGACAACCTGACCGACCGCGGGGCGCAACTGGCGCTGAATCACCGTGTGAAAGGCATCCGGCGCACGCCAGACGGGCTCTGGAAAATCAGGGTGCGGCACGATGTGGGCGGCACGCCGCACACGGCGACCGCGCGCTTCGTGTTCGTGGGGGCTGGCGGCGGTGCCCTGCACCTGCTGCAGAAGTCGGGCATCCCCGAGATCAAGGGCTTCGGCGGGTTCCCGATCAGCGGGCAGTTTTTGCGCACATCCGACCCGAAGATCGTGGCCCAGCACCAGGCGAAGGTCTACGGCAAGGCGGCCGTCGGCGCGCCGCCCATGTCGGTGCCGCACCTCGACACGCGTGTTGTCGACGGCGAGGCTTCGCTGCTGTTCGGGCCGTATGCGGGTTTCAGCCCCAAGTTTCTGAAGACCGGATCGTGGTTCGATCTTCCCGGATCGATTCGCGCCGGCAACCTCGGCGCCATGCTGGCCGTCGCCCGCGACAATCTCGATCTCATGAAGTATCTCGTGGGTGAAGTGCTCGCCTCGCGCGCCAAGAAGGTCGCCGCGCTGCGAGCGTTCATGCCCACGGTGAACGGTGACGACTGGCAGCTGATCACGGCCGGCCAGCGCGTTCAGGTGATGAAGAAGGATGCCTCGCGCGGCGGCGTGCTGCAGTTCGGCACCGAGGTCATCACCGGGGCAGACGGCACCATCGCCGGCCTGCTCGGCGCGTCACCGGGGGCCTCGACGGCGGTGCCGATCATGCTCGGCCTGCTCGAAAAGTGCTTCCCGGCCGAGTACCCGGCGTGGGAGCCGCGGCTGAAGGAGCTCATCCCGACGCTCGGCACCACCCTGAACGGCTCGCCCGCCAAGGCGAAGAAGGTCATGGCCGCCACGGCCAAGACCCTGCAGCTGCCCGCGTAG